Within Nanoarchaeota archaeon, the genomic segment TATCGCCGTGATCATATTGCTTGTCGCGGCTTATGCGGCAACGAAAATAAAGGCGACAAAGGAGGATAAAGCGCCGCGAAACGAGCCTGTTAGCGAACCCACGGCAAAGTATTTTGTGCCGCATCAAGGCAAAAAACCAGAAATTCCAAAAACAAGGATTGCTGCGCAAAAGAACAATCTCGACGACATTGAAAAAAGGCTTGATGCTATAAGGAGGAAGCTGAAGGAATAACGACCACGTTCCAGCACGTACCGAAAGCTTTATATATTCACTTAGTGAATAATTCAGTAGGTGAATAGAATGAAATTTATTGACCGAATAGAAGAAATACGTTATCTGAAAGAAGCCGCCGGATTGTCCAAGAGCAAGCTTTTCACTGTTTCCATTACAGGCCTTAGGAGAGTTGGAAAAACAAGGCTCATTCTAGAACTATTATCAAAGGATGACTTGTATTTTTTTGTAAACAAAGACAAGGAAAGCACAAGCCTTTTGCAGGAGTATGCAGACATTCTCCGGGCAAGAAAAATCATTACCGAACTTGAAGTATTGAACAGTTGGGACACTTTTTTTAAGATACTATTAGAGCGGTTTAAGGGAATTATTGTCTTTGACGAATTCCAGAATTTTATGGCTGTCGACAAGTCGGTTTATGGAATCCTTCAGAAGCACATTGATTTAAACGAGAACAAAGGCGGGCTTTTTATCATTTTCTCGGGCTCTACAGTTGGCCTTATGAAAAAGCTTTTTTCTGATTCAAAACAGCCTTTATACGGCCGCCTCAAAAGAAAGATGCCGCTAAAGCCGCTCATGTTCCGCGATACGTTAGAAGTATGCAATACGCTCGGAATACACTCTATTGAAGAAGCGGTGCGGCTTTATGCAATTTTCGGCGGCTTTCCAAAATATTATGTCGCCATAGAGGATGAACAGCTTGGCGACGCAAGTTTTGAAAAGATAATGGACCGATTATTCTTTGCAGAAAACGCAGTTCTTGAAGACGAGGCAAGCCAGATACTATCTTTGGAATTTGGCAAAAGATCCGGCATATATTATGACATTCTTGCGGCGATAGCATCCGGAAATACAAGAATAAGCGAGGTTGCATCCGTTCTTAGAAAGAAAGAAACCACATTGACAAGGCAGCTTAACGAACTTATAAACCGTTTTGAGATTGTATCTGTCGAGAAACCAGTCACCGGAGGAAAAAGTATTTTTGTCATCAATCATCCGCTTCTTAATTTCTGGTTCAGGTTTTTCTACAAGAACCTATCCAGTTATAAAAGGCGTGAAGGCTGGCTGGTCAATAAAGTGAAAAATAATACAAACGCATACGTGGGCTTGCGGTTTGAAGAAGTGTGCCGCGAGTTCTTATTATCACAAAAGCTGAATTTTGAGAAGACCAGCAGATGGTGGGGCGCATACCGGGAAAATGAGGAAAGAAAAGTCGCGGAAATAGATATTGTTTCGATTAACGAACAGACAAAGGAAATACTCTTCTGCGAATGCAAATGGCAGGACAAAGTCGACGCAAAGAAAGTATTAACGGAACTGAAAGATAAAACAAAGTTCGTAAACTGGAATAGGGAAAAAAGAAAGGAACAGTACGCCATTTTTGCCAAATCCTTCAAAGAGCGGTTTAAAGAGCCGAACCTGTTGCTTTTTGATTTAACGGATTTGGAAAAGCTCTTGTAATTGCAAAGCGCCGATTTTTCAGCTCAAATAGCATCTCCCGCTATTGAGCCGCCGAAGAAGGAGCATCATACCAGCTGGAACTTCAGCCCGTAGTGTATTATGCCTTCTTTTCCGTCCTCATAAACCTTTCGAAAGCAAGCAGCTACTTTAGCGCCGATTTTAATGCGGTCAAGCGGAGAATCTACAATCTGCGAAACAAGAACCGGGCCGCTGTCAAGCTTTATCAAAGCCACTGCATAAGGCGTCTGCTTCTCAAATCCTGTAGGACCTGAGCGGATTATAGAATATGTGTATATACAGCCCTTTCTTTCGAACTCTTTTTCCTCAAGAACGCCGCGTCGTCGGCATGTCGGGCAGATCTCGCGCGGCGGATAATAATCCGTCTTGCAAGTCTTGCAGTGATTTCCAAGCAGCCGATAGTGGTGCTTAAACCTTCGCCATAAAAGCGGAACTGATGTGCGGTGCATAATTATTAACCTCATTATCTATATCTCTTATCTCAGTACAAACCCAAATGACGATTCAACTTTCGTCAGTATCTCTTCCCTTGATATATGCAAAGAGCACTTCTTTCGCGATATAATGATGCCATCATCATCCGCGCCAACTACATCAAAGCCGGGATATTTATCCATCGCGCCGTTCATTTTGCGTAAAATATATATTGCTGGTATGGAGTATAAGTGCTCTCCAGGAGCAAGATTTCCACCCAACTCGCCAAATTGTATCATCGGCACTTTTCTCTCTTCATCGTAAACTATCCTGCCTCCATTTCCAACATTAGTTATTTCTCTGTAAGTCATATGAATCACTTCCTAAAAATCCGTTCATTTCGCTTCGCTCATTCTCGGCTTTTCAAACGCTTAGCGTTTGAAAATATGCACAACCGCAGTCGCGCCGCTTCCGCCGACATTGTGCGTCATTCCGATTTCTGCGCCTTTGACCTGCCTTGCGCCGGCTTCACCGCGCAATTGCATAACGATTTCACATGCTTGTTTTATTCCTGTTGCGCCGACAGGGTGTCCGCATGCTTTGAGCCCTCCTGAAGTATTAAATGGAATTTTTCCGCCGAGCTTTGTGTTTCCTTCCTCGATGAATTTAGCGCCTTTGCCCTTTTCCGCAAAGCCCAAATCCTCAACTGCCATAAGCTCTGCAATCGTAAAGCAATCATGAACTTCCACAACATTGATGTCCTTTGGCGCGACTCCTGCCTGCTTGTATGCAGCTCTAGATGCCATTATTGTCGCATCAAGCCTTGTGAGTGATTTTCTCTGCGCAAGAGCCAAACTGTCTGATGCCTGCCCTGAGCCGACAACATAAACCGGATTGCTTGTGTATTTCTTCGCAATGTCCTCCCTGCATAGAATCATTGCCGCCGCGCCGTCTGAAACAGGCGAACAGTCAAGAAGAGTAAGCGGATCTGCAACCATTGTCGCATTCAGGACTTGATCGATTGTAATCTTGTTCTTGAACTGAGCAATCGGATTCATTGAGCCGTGCTCGTGGTTTTTCACGGAAATTGCAGCAAGCTGCTCGCGCTTTGTTCCATATTCATGCATATGCCTTCGCGCCATCAAAGCATAAAGGCCCGGAAATGTCAAACCCTGGAAGCCTTCCCATTCCTCGTCTGCCGCGCCCATCAAAGTTGTCGTGACCTGGTCGCCGGACATGTCGGTCATTTTTTCCGCGCCTCCGACAAGAACCATGTTATGCTGGCCTGAAAGTATTGAGAATAGTCCCTGCCTTAACGCAAGTCCGCCGGATGCGCAAGCTGCTTCTACGCGAGTTGCAGGAATAGTCATGCCAATCTGATCTGCAACAAGCGCGCCTAAATGCTCTTGTCCTGTAAGCCGGCCGCTCGCCATATTTCCGATAAACATCGCATCGATTTCCTTTCCTTCTATCTTCGCATCGGTTACTGCTTTTACCCCTGCCTCAAGCGCGAGGTTTCGAAGGCCCTTTTCCCAATGCTCGCCGAATTTAGTAAGGCCTAATCCTATGACTGCAACTCGAAATTTTGGACTGTCCATAAAAATCACACATTATCTTCTTCTGCTTTGATGATATTTTGTATTTTGCCCTTTAATGTGGGAATGTCATTTTCTGCTGTTTCCCATACAGCATCAAAATCGACGCCGAAGTAACTATGTATCAATTTGTCCCTCATTCCAGCCATGTCTTTCCATGGAATGTCGGGATACTTCTTTCTCATGTTGTCTGATAAGTTTTTTGTAGCTTCGCCGATTATTTCAATCTGGCGCACAATCCCATCGCGGAGCAATTTCTTTCGGTTGCTGATAAATTCGTCGTAATCTATATTTTGGAGATATTCCTCAATGGTCAACATGGCGTCAAAAATATGCTTCAGATACACGAGATCGTCTTTACGCCCCATAAATAACCTCTGCTTCTTTTTTTATCCGGTCTTTCAGATACGGACTTATGGCGTTTTCAGTGAGCAAATCCACCTTTTTCCCCACTTCTTCGGATACTTCCCGCTCGATTCTTACAAAATCAAGGAGGCTTTTCCTATCTCTGAACTCCACAAGCACATCAATATCGCTTTTAGGCGTTTGCTCTCCGCGCGCATAAGAGCCGAAAATGCGGATTCTCTTTGCTCCGCGCCTGGAGAGAGAGTAAACGAGTTTTTTTATAACTGCATCGCGGCTGACTCTATTTGCCGACATCTTCCTATCAATGCGAAATTTTGGATTGTCCATAAAAATCACATTATTTATTTGAATCCTCAACAATTAAAATATTTTTCAACATTACTTCTATTTTAGGCTTTGTTTCCGGAATATTTTTTGTCACAATTTGCCAGATAATGCTTAAATCGACTCCGAAGTATTCGTGAATTGCAATGTTTCTTAGCCCGAGCATCCTGCTCCACGGAATTTCAGAATATAGTTTCCTAATCTCCAATGGTATGTTCTTTGATGCTTCGCCGATTATTTCAAGGTTTCTTATAACTGCATCCACAACCAGCTTGTTTTCCGAAAATTTTTCATAATTCATATTGCGGGTGTATGCTTGGATTCTATTCATTGACTCCAAAATATCTTCAACGAATAATTTGTACGACCGCTTAAGCATAAACAACCTCTTTCAGTATGCCGGCTTTTAATTGCGGTTTAAGGGCGCCGCGCGTAACCAAATCAATTTCTTTGCCCAAAATGCTTTCAAGATATTCTTTAAGGTCTATAAACTCCCAGCCCACGGGCTCGTAAAACTCAACAAGGATATCTATGTCGCTTTTTTTCGATTCCTCGCCCCTTGCATAAGAGCCAAACACGCCGATTTCCTTGACTTTGAACTTCTCTTTTAAAATCGGCTTATTTTCCTTTAAAACGGTTTCAATTTCTTTCAGGGTTTTTGGCTGTTTGCGCATTTCTGCCGTTTTGGCGCGGAATTTTAGAT encodes:
- a CDS encoding ATP-binding protein; the protein is MKFIDRIEEIRYLKEAAGLSKSKLFTVSITGLRRVGKTRLILELLSKDDLYFFVNKDKESTSLLQEYADILRARKIITELEVLNSWDTFFKILLERFKGIIVFDEFQNFMAVDKSVYGILQKHIDLNENKGGLFIIFSGSTVGLMKKLFSDSKQPLYGRLKRKMPLKPLMFRDTLEVCNTLGIHSIEEAVRLYAIFGGFPKYYVAIEDEQLGDASFEKIMDRLFFAENAVLEDEASQILSLEFGKRSGIYYDILAAIASGNTRISEVASVLRKKETTLTRQLNELINRFEIVSVEKPVTGGKSIFVINHPLLNFWFRFFYKNLSSYKRREGWLVNKVKNNTNAYVGLRFEEVCREFLLSQKLNFEKTSRWWGAYRENEERKVAEIDIVSINEQTKEILFCECKWQDKVDAKKVLTELKDKTKFVNWNREKRKEQYAIFAKSFKERFKEPNLLLFDLTDLEKLL
- a CDS encoding Zn-ribbon domain-containing OB-fold protein, encoding MHRTSVPLLWRRFKHHYRLLGNHCKTCKTDYYPPREICPTCRRRGVLEEKEFERKGCIYTYSIIRSGPTGFEKQTPYAVALIKLDSGPVLVSQIVDSPLDRIKIGAKVAACFRKVYEDGKEGIIHYGLKFQLV
- a CDS encoding thiolase domain-containing protein, coding for MDSPKFRVAVIGLGLTKFGEHWEKGLRNLALEAGVKAVTDAKIEGKEIDAMFIGNMASGRLTGQEHLGALVADQIGMTIPATRVEAACASGGLALRQGLFSILSGQHNMVLVGGAEKMTDMSGDQVTTTLMGAADEEWEGFQGLTFPGLYALMARRHMHEYGTKREQLAAISVKNHEHGSMNPIAQFKNKITIDQVLNATMVADPLTLLDCSPVSDGAAAMILCREDIAKKYTSNPVYVVGSGQASDSLALAQRKSLTRLDATIMASRAAYKQAGVAPKDINVVEVHDCFTIAELMAVEDLGFAEKGKGAKFIEEGNTKLGGKIPFNTSGGLKACGHPVGATGIKQACEIVMQLRGEAGARQVKGAEIGMTHNVGGSGATAVVHIFKR
- a CDS encoding DUF86 domain-containing protein; protein product: MGRKDDLVYLKHIFDAMLTIEEYLQNIDYDEFISNRKKLLRDGIVRQIEIIGEATKNLSDNMRKKYPDIPWKDMAGMRDKLIHSYFGVDFDAVWETAENDIPTLKGKIQNIIKAEEDNV
- a CDS encoding nucleotidyltransferase family protein; the protein is MSANRVSRDAVIKKLVYSLSRRGAKRIRIFGSYARGEQTPKSDIDVLVEFRDRKSLLDFVRIEREVSEEVGKKVDLLTENAISPYLKDRIKKEAEVIYGA
- a CDS encoding DUF86 domain-containing protein: MLKRSYKLFVEDILESMNRIQAYTRNMNYEKFSENKLVVDAVIRNLEIIGEASKNIPLEIRKLYSEIPWSRMLGLRNIAIHEYFGVDLSIIWQIVTKNIPETKPKIEVMLKNILIVEDSNK
- a CDS encoding nucleotidyltransferase family protein codes for the protein MRKQPKTLKEIETVLKENKPILKEKFKVKEIGVFGSYARGEESKKSDIDILVEFYEPVGWEFIDLKEYLESILGKEIDLVTRGALKPQLKAGILKEVVYA